From the genome of Eublepharis macularius isolate TG4126 chromosome 12, MPM_Emac_v1.0, whole genome shotgun sequence, one region includes:
- the EEF2KMT gene encoding protein-lysine N-methyltransferase EEF2KMT — translation MAEKQLVEDVEQKEEEATAEQLGLLFQRTFLAGRRLALLPWKDLEQALQNSKDSSLLLAILQKTVLHPLCLKYPPSVKYRRHFLSELIKKHECTAAEPLDQLYEALGDVLNAENSTCCYRSYILPSGDAVTVRENVAIISQGTTGLVTWDGGLYLAEWALEHPLVFTNRSILELGSGIGLTGIAICKTCHPRTYTFSDHHPCVLEELSENIRLNGFFLQSGHYNVGRCAMLAKCADHEAELAELQGPSVTVAELDWDSVTKEQLAVFQADVIIAADVVYDPNLTLSLVAVLRKLPVCNNAGNLPEIYIASTCRNSQTFCHFQRVLEHVGIRWEAVPGPQKNFFPYDQNTKIMILKLLL, via the exons ATGGCGGAAAAGCAGCTGGTGGAGGACGTagagcagaaggaggaagaggccaCAGCAGAGCAGCTAGGGCTGCTCTTCCAGCGCACCTTCCTGGCCGGGAGGCGACTGGCCCTTCTCCCCTGGAAG GATCTTGAACAGGCACTACAGAATTCAAAAGATTCCTCACTGTTGCTGGCCATTTTGCAAAAG ACTGTTCTTCATCCACTGTGCCTGAAATATCCTCCCTCAGTGAAATACCGGAGACATTTTTTGTCAGAACTGATAAAGAAG CATGAATGTACAGCAGCCGAGCCTCTGGATCAGCTATATGAAGCACTGGGTGATGTCTTAAACGCAGAAAATTCTACATGCTGTTACAGAAGCTATATCTTG CCCTCAGGAGATGCTGTTACGGTCCGTGAAAATGTGGCAATAATTTCACAAGGGACCACAGGCCTTGTCACGTGGGATGGTGGTCTTTACCTGGCTGAATGGGCACTGGAACACCCCTTAGTTTTCACAAACAG GAGCATCTTGGAATTAGGAAGTGGGATAGGCCTGACGGGAATCGCAATCTGCAAAACCTGCCACCCCAGGACGTACACCTTCAGTGATCACCATCCGTGTGTTCTAGAAGAGCTGTCAGAGAATATCCGCTTGAATGGCTTTTTTCTGCAGTCTGGACATTACAACGTTGGCAGATGTGCAATGTTGGCAAAATGCGCAGATCACGAGGCAGAGTTGGCTGAATTGCAGGGCCCCAGTGTAACTGTTGCGGAACTTGACTGGGACTCGGTTACAAAAGAACAACTTGCAGTATTTCAAGCGGATGTTATCATTGCTGCTG ACGTGGTATATGATCCAAACCTTACACTGTCTCTTGTTGCTGTATTACGGAAACTACCAGtttgcaacaatgctgggaatcTGCCAGAAATCTACATTGCCTCTACTTGTCGAAATTCACAAACTTTCTGTCATTTCCAAAGGGTGCTTG AGCACGTTGGGATCAGATGGGAAGCTGTCCCTGGGCCCCAGAAGAACTTTTTCCCTTATGACCAGAATACTAAGATAATGATTCTGAAATTGCTTCTTTAA